AGCTTGTAAAAGTGGAAGATTTTCATTACTGCATGCAATAGCTTGTTTTCTGAGCGCTGATTGCAGTTTATAGTACCCACATTGCAGAGGTTTAAAAAACCGGCGAAACATAACAAATATaattcagaaaataaaaaaataaaaagcaccacaaaagaaaaaacatggtACATTAATTTTCTCTGAGTGACATAATATCTGAGTTAAGAAACAGACCAGCCATGATGAAACTCCAGGCAGCTCTGTGGCAGGTAGTGATTGGCTTCCACCACTTCCAAAGGCAACTCCTATTCTGACTTCAGGCGCCGATATGAAAGAGTACAAAAGTGATTTTCCATCAAGAATCGGCACAAAGAGAAGCTGTAAAGTTGAAAATTAGTGATTAAAACTAGAAAATTTGAAATGCGAGTACGTGACCCATGAGGTTTTCCTAAGTGGTGAAATTAAAACAGTGAGATAGAAGGCGAACTATATATCGACACACAGGAGATATATATGGTTCATGCAATAGGGAGTAGGGCTACATCTAGAGGAAGAGAGATTGAGAAAGTTCAGTTAATTAACGCTACATCTGTTTAGAGCAGTCTCTCTAGTTTATGTCAAAGTTGCATTAAATATCATATATGAAGATAAGTAAACATAATAAATTCGAGTCAGTAAGCAGTATTCTAAACACATATGCAGAACAAATGAGGTGACCAACGACAGCAATTAACCGTTGCTAGAACTCAAATGATCCTGGTCTGCTCTGGCCAACTGTAGCATGCTCACCAGTTGATCGGCAAACAGTAGCATGCTCACCAGTATCGCTCTGATGTTATCTAGACTCTAAAATCGAGTGAAACCACCATATTTGATATGGTGCAACTTGTTACGAGTAAAACCAGTGGATAACATTCAACATACCAACTCACTTATTTTTGTCAAAGCATAGAGTGAACTAAATAGCGTTCCCACTACTAAGCAACAAACAAATGAGTGGTAGTTTTGCAATGAATCTACGACAAAACTTCTGGCAGTGGAGCGAAATAATAGGAATAGAATGAGCATCACAACAAACATAGAAATAAAATCTATAGTTGGCATTCAAATGCTCACATCTTCCTATCTCCAATACAACTGACTAACAATGTGGGCAACCCTATAATACACTGTTACCAGGTTTAGAATTTGATCAATTGACATTGACAGAGAAGGAAAAATACTAAGATTCAGTTCCACAgattaattaaataaagtaaACAATAGAATCAAAGGAAATTAACCAAGTCCATCAAGACACACCAGCACAAAATATACAAAGAGAGAAACTTTACATACATCACCCTTGATGTGTAGGCTATTTATGACAATCCGTGCAGTTCCCATCAATGGCTTGGCCAATTTCGCAAGCAACAAAATGCTCATGTCACTGGTGTCCCAGTCAAACCCCAAGCGCATAAATTTCtatcaaaatgaagaagataTTTGTGGAGAAATCCTTGTATATTCTTGAACTAATTTTTTAACAAGTCACCAATTTTTATCATATTAAAACCCATAGCCATACCTGATCACCTGAAATTGACCACCGAGCGCCTTGAATACCCAAACTAGGTGGGCTTGAACCCAGTGAAAACTCCTGTAATTCGATCATTTCCTGCATTAAGGATATATTTTCCTCAACAAACATGATAGAGATACAAGTCCACCGCATATTTACAAAAAAACTTGGCTCAGACTAATTTTTCAGAGTGTCTTGAGTAAATTCTTCGTTAAAGAAAGGGGCAGATTATCATTTTTAATGGAAGTGGATAAGGTGTGATAAAATAGAGAAGCTTACTATGCTATGTAATGGTCAAACACCAAATAaggcttaaaaaaaaaaaagtatgctaCCTATTATTCTATGGTATTTGAAAAAACAAAGTGGTCCTAATTACAGATTAAATTGGACAAGTGGTGGCGCAAGTAGTAAATACATGAGATGTAAGCTAGAAATAGAACCAAAAGAACAAGTAAGAAGAGTAATTTGGAAAGGTGTGAAACCCAAATGTCTGACACAGGTTTCAAGGACCCTAGACAGAGCAGTGTTTTAGTAAAGTCGTAAGGGTTTGAGAACAAGCAAATGTAGACCAAGGAGAATGTGCCTTTTGATTAAGTAGTAAGTAGAACGCCAGTAAAATGTGTTGTGCATGATGGATGGTAAACAATAGGCTTTTATCGAGTCTTGTCAAGTTAAGCTTGTGCAGTTCTAATAGCACCTGTTTAAAGATTCTGATTGATGTCGAAGAAACTTGGTCATAGACAGAAAGAAACTTACTATAAGCCTTGGTTTTCGGTGCTTCAATCGCTTCTGCATGTAAAAGAGTTTGACTAATTAACTAAACCATATCAACGACTAAGATATAATAGGTTCAGAGTAATTTCAATTGATGACAACCAAAATAAACAGAAATCAGCACACAACTTAGGTAAGTGGCAAACGCAACTGCAAGAAACATTACATAAGTCAATTAAATGCGTCCCACAATTAAATACAGGAATGGAGAACGAGAGAACATTAAAGTTCTTGATTCCCTCCAAGTAGTCGGAATACTGAATAATATGAAACACTATTTCTTTGTAGCTCCAATTTATTGAACGAACATACTAGATACAAGAAATCCATATGAATGCCCAATGGCTCCAGATGGACCAAAATTAAACAAGCTAAGAAGCATGAAGTTGCCTAAAGAGTACTCGATATCGCAACAAACATATCCGTCAATATATGGACAACATAATATAACTAAAGCTATATAATATGTTTCTAGGCAGTGAGCCAATGTAACCAATCAATGTAAATCTGTAAACATCTTCCATctaaaaaacatgtaaatctttAACCACGATGGATCCGCTCTAGCATGACTAAAACTATAACTTTGACCAGCTTAAGCTGAGTGAAAAAATGCAATCGGGTAATAGAAACACTATTGTAGCCACTTCCTAAGCTACATGTCGAAGAATGATGCTAACTGTGATTAACCAGATGGTGTACATCTAACCATCTAGTAAAGAAATAACAGCCAGTAAACAAAGCAAGAGTTGCTATAGCATCTACCAAAGGCATGCATGGGGAGGTTAAATGTACTACGTACACAGCATCCTTCTTCCTTTATGAAGCTGTTATTTAGGTGATTAGGATCCATAGTGAGAAGGTCACCGTAGAGAAACCTTACCACTGTGGTCAACCAAGCAAACAGAGCTCTAACAACCAACGGGAACAGATAGAGCAAATGATAGGCACAAACAAGCAAGATAAACTAGTATTCAAACCTCAACAATTGAAGAGAACCTTAACGAAAGCTTTGGGTTCATGTAGCTTTGCCAGACTTCCATTAACAACTTGTTCAGCCACTCACAATGCTCCAAAGGGGTAATTGGCTGCATAAGCATGTCAAAAAGTCCCAATACTACTATCAATAATAAccatatttattaaaaacaataacaagagaatgaaaaaaaatgtaCTCACTGAGGTGTTTAATATGACTCGTTTCCACTTTTTATTCAAGTCCTCCACCAATATTCGGCGCTGATAACTCTGATACTGCAGAAATTTAAACAGCAATCAGGCACCTTAACATCATTATTGCACATACTCTATAACTACAGATCACACTAAACATGAAAACTCATGGAAagttaaaaaaggaaaagagtaATGACAGAGAAGTTACCTGGATAGTTGCCCATACAGCAACGACAAGAGGAACCcaatttgagagagaaaaaacccATCTCTCAATAACCCAACAAcccaaaatcaaagaaatcaagaaaggaagcaTTGGCTTCTCCACCCATAAATGATTCAAGAACTCCACAGCCTCTTCAACATTCATACCAGCTCTCCTCTTTCTCCTACCCGTCATCTTCAACACAACTCGAATAAGAAACCGAGTTCTCCTGCTTCAGCTAATCACTTCACTGTTTAgctcaaattaaaaaaattctctcCGTTCCAAAATACATTCTTGGAAAAGGAAAGTAATGGGAGCTTACAAAGAAAGCAGATTAATTGATCTTTATCTCCTCAACAAGAAGATACTCAAACGATAAAACAATGGTGAGGGAATTTGGAGAGTCGATTTGGATTTCCATATTTTTGCTAGAAAGAAACAGACACGAAAAGTCTTCAGTCAACATTTCCCATGAATTCATTTTAGTTAGTGGCcgtttttttcttaattattgcgtattttttcaaaaagaagTACAGATTTTGTAAGGTCGATGTTATGTGACAATTACTGGCCGTTGGATTTGAAAATATCTCCGCATCGACGGTGCGATGGTCGGGTTGGGACCACTTCTTTTTATTCTAGATTGTCGATGTGTTGGTAATGGTCCTAATGGAGTTGACGTGATGAATGGGGGTCGTTGACCCCGAGAAATGAAATCGGACGGTCCAGAATGTGTTTGATAATCGACCACTTCTTTATGTTGGGCTTTAGCTTGGGCTTCTTGCTCTAGgcccacatttttatttttatttttctcattgcatattttcatttatatatcaaaattgattgtatgttttatttttctagaAGTCGAATTATACCTCCAATAATTATGGTAAATCATTGATATGCCACATGTTGTTCCTTTTCATCGTCTTGTAATTCTATCATAGTTGGAAGTCAACTCTCCTATACTAACAAAGATATATATTATAGACTGACTTTTTTTATAAAGTAGAACCCATCCAATTGTTCATATAGAAGATCCTGCAACCCCCATAAATCAACTGAGACCTAAGCCGAGGTCAGTGTAAGAAGAAAAAGCATGGTGGCATTCGCACACGCTGAACTGAGTAAGAAAACACCCATAGGATTTCAACTCATGACCTTCCGCTTGATAGAAGAGTTATCGTGGTCAAGTTCACTATCTCAACAAACGACCTGTTGTTGAATCAAACTGATTCTCTAAATACCTTTATGGATATTCCTTAATGTCCCGACTATCTGCGGAACATGAGAAATAGATGAGTAATCATATGCTTCTGGAAGAAATCGAAGAATTTTTCGGTTGAGCTAGGGTTAAGAGTAGGAGGAAATCCATGCTTTGTAGATTAAACATGATAGAAATATTTGAAATGGTCCTCAAAATTATTATTGCAGAATGCTGGTTTAATTTTGTCCCTAAATTGTACTTGAAATGGTACTTGCTACTTTATTAAATGTCTCTCATCCCTATCCAAATAGATGCTGCTGTACCACAGCAACAGGATATTAGAAATTAGAAATCGTACGATGAAGTCCGCACATGAAGGAGCAAATCCATGCTTCGTAGAAGCGTCACCTTATGTTTCCACTGCCTGCCCGAATAATCCTCTGAGATTTACACGTAAGGACCATCCTCCAACTGCATTCCGATGCCCACTCCACACTAGACACGTCATCTCAAATCACAACCGCCTCTCCACGTGTCTACCCGCCTGATCATCCTAATCCACCTGGCGCCTCATCATTGGATGATGTGTAAAATTTACATGCTACTGTTTGGTCCTGAATTTATCCAccttcctatatatatacacgcaaatccctatttttctctcatttgaAAACCACCAAACCCTCAATCAACAATaccataatttatttattttttcccttttttaggttattataattatttttcatcaaaaaaaaatcaagattgggaaaaaaaaatgagacaTTCACATTTACAAGAGTTGCATGCAAAGAGGGATAcaaatggtggtggtggtggtgggttgTGTCCTCCGCCGTTGAAAATCCACAAAGACTCCCACATGGTGAAGAAAACATCTCCATCCTCCTCCTTCTCGTCCTCCGCCGCCTCGTCCCTGGCTGGCTCCTCCTCAAAGCAGCCGCAGCGCCACCCGGTGATCATCTACACACATTCTCCAAAAGTCATCCACACTCACCCTAAGGACTTCATGGCGCTGGTCCAAAAACTCACTGGCCTCTCCGGCCACGAAGATGACAACGCCGCCACGCCTCCAAAGACGGAGCAGGCCaagattaataataataataataatatcaataaTGACGATAATGAGTCGTCTTCGGTTATAACTACAGATGAGAATAATATTTGTGGTGGATCATCAGATCATCATGGAAACTCCTCTTCTTGTTTCGTTCCTCCTCCGCCTCCGCCGATGATTTTTGATGGTTCGAGTTCTAATTACATGAATATTCCATTGTTTGAAGCCAATTCTTCTTCAACGGATTACTTGTGTGGGAATAATCAGGGTGGATTTTATAGCTACACAGATTCATTGTTCTTTGGTAGTCCGAATTCTAATGTGAGGAGCTCCATTACATCCAGATCAGGCTTGGAAGGTATTGATGAGTTCAACGAATATTAGAGATCTTcttctatttatttgtttttattttttcaaatttcgttTGGCAGAAGATTGAttttttcaatcatttttttttttcctttttgttttgttcattaagttctttttttttttaatcgagttTTTGATGCCAATAAAAGCAATAATTTTATTGGTTGCAGCCACAtttctttttatcttctttGAGGAAATAATGAATTGAAGGAATATCTTATGTCTGTTTATTCCATGAATAATATGCGAAAGCTTTTCTGGTTTCTGTTTGGTCTAGTTTTAATGCCCAGTGAGATAATTTTAGCTCAATTAGATgtgaccttttttttcctttttttgggaaattaattttgatgatcataTATATGCCTGCAagattaattttgatgatcaaaGATGAATCCCACTCCATGCATGGCTAGCTGCCTCACCCCTCATCATCAACGAAAGCTCCTCTCTGTCGCTGTTTTTTCCTTTGTTGGCCCTCAACAGTACTTCCTCTTTTCTTTTGATGGAACTCAAATTCATGTTTGAAtattaatttgagattgaggaGTTTGAATCAAACTAGCTCATATTTGAATTGAGATTGAGATCTTGATGCAAGTTCTTCCTATATTCACATACCATATACTTATATTGTATGTCTATAAGGAGATACATTGTTGAAACAAATACACATCTGGT
This DNA window, taken from Tripterygium wilfordii isolate XIE 37 chromosome 20, ASM1340144v1, whole genome shotgun sequence, encodes the following:
- the LOC119986993 gene encoding VQ motif-containing protein 20, yielding MRHSHLQELHAKRDTNGGGGGGLCPPPLKIHKDSHMVKKTSPSSSFSSSAASSLAGSSSKQPQRHPVIIYTHSPKVIHTHPKDFMALVQKLTGLSGHEDDNAATPPKTEQAKINNNNNNINNDDNESSSVITTDENNICGGSSDHHGNSSSCFVPPPPPPMIFDGSSSNYMNIPLFEANSSSTDYLCGNNQGGFYSYTDSLFFGSPNSNVRSSITSRSGLEGIDEFNEY